Proteins found in one bacterium genomic segment:
- a CDS encoding lysine 5,6-aminomutase subunit alpha: MAYRKLNLDRDKIDQCRNMAARIVSPVQKYIDRHSTASIERAVLRVFGVEEAHLEMPHVNLIVDRSPKDMLRKGVAWWFARAAVHTGLSAGELGKRLATDHLKLDSVPNVAEDRIRQKAVELAEAGIKRIDEARQRRRGVMNRRGEPPQPWKYLIVATGNIYDDAAQAVSAVEEGADIIAVIRTTAQSLLDYVPDGISTEGAGGTLATQANFRVMRQALDEASEKSGRYIKLVNYSSGLCMSEIAAMAAVERLDVLLNDSMYGILFRDINMKRTFVDQYFSRLICTRAGITINTGEDNYLTTTDAYRNAHHVLASQFINEQFALKAGMPHELMGLGHAFEMDPEIEDGFLYELAQAQMVREIFPRSPIKFMPPTKHMKGDILFGNVMDAMFNVCGIVTEQSIQLLGIPTEAIHNPHIQDRYWALKNANYVFNNCRSIGDEISFNPNGKITRRAHTVLDNVHKYLKKIEEAGLMKAIGKGMFAEIERDENGGKGLDGVFQKDAHYLNPVLDLLKAKAEEDE; encoded by the coding sequence ATGGCATATAGAAAACTCAACCTGGACCGCGACAAGATCGACCAGTGCAGGAACATGGCGGCGCGCATCGTCTCTCCGGTGCAGAAGTACATCGACAGGCACTCAACCGCCTCGATCGAACGCGCGGTGCTGCGCGTCTTCGGCGTGGAGGAGGCGCACCTCGAGATGCCCCACGTCAACCTGATCGTGGACCGCAGCCCCAAGGACATGCTCCGCAAGGGCGTCGCCTGGTGGTTCGCCAGGGCGGCGGTCCACACCGGGCTCTCCGCCGGGGAACTGGGAAAGCGGCTTGCTACAGACCATCTCAAGCTCGACTCGGTGCCGAACGTGGCTGAGGACCGGATCAGACAAAAGGCGGTCGAGCTCGCCGAGGCGGGCATCAAGAGGATCGACGAGGCCAGACAGCGCCGCCGTGGCGTGATGAACCGCAGGGGCGAGCCGCCGCAGCCGTGGAAGTACCTGATCGTCGCCACCGGAAATATCTACGATGACGCCGCTCAGGCGGTCTCGGCTGTCGAAGAGGGCGCGGACATCATCGCGGTCATACGCACGACTGCGCAGTCTCTGCTCGACTACGTCCCTGACGGAATCAGCACCGAAGGCGCCGGCGGTACGCTCGCCACGCAGGCGAACTTCCGAGTCATGCGCCAGGCGCTCGACGAGGCCTCGGAGAAGTCGGGCCGCTACATCAAACTCGTCAATTACTCATCGGGCCTCTGCATGTCCGAGATCGCTGCGATGGCCGCGGTGGAGCGGCTCGACGTGCTGCTCAACGACTCGATGTATGGCATCCTCTTCCGCGATATCAACATGAAGAGGACCTTCGTGGACCAGTACTTCTCGAGGCTGATATGCACGCGCGCCGGGATCACTATCAACACCGGCGAGGACAACTATCTCACGACGACCGACGCGTACCGCAACGCCCACCACGTGCTCGCCAGCCAGTTCATCAACGAGCAGTTCGCGCTCAAGGCCGGGATGCCGCACGAGCTCATGGGGCTCGGCCACGCCTTTGAGATGGACCCGGAGATCGAGGACGGCTTCCTCTACGAGCTGGCGCAGGCGCAGATGGTCCGCGAGATATTCCCGCGTTCGCCGATCAAGTTCATGCCGCCGACCAAACACATGAAGGGCGACATACTGTTCGGCAACGTCATGGACGCCATGTTCAACGTCTGCGGCATCGTTACGGAGCAGTCGATTCAGCTCCTGGGCATACCGACGGAGGCGATACACAACCCGCACATCCAGGACCGATACTGGGCGCTGAAGAACGCCAACTACGTCTTCAACAACTGCCGCAGCATCGGCGATGAGATAAGCTTCAACCCGAACGGAAAGATCACGCGGCGCGCCCACACGGTGCTCGACAACGTGCACAAATACCTGAAGAAGATCGAGGAGGCCGGGCTGATGAAGGCGATCGGCAAGGGGATGTTCGCGGAGATAGAGCGCGATGAGAACGGAGGCAAGGGGCTCGACGGCGTCTTCCAGAAGGACGCGCACTATCTCAACCCCGTGCTTGACCTTCTCAAGGCGAAGGCAGAAGAGGACGAATAG
- a CDS encoding KamA family radical SAM protein, with translation MIDMSDPKYFQRIKAYEDVSPEQWNDPRWQLANAVTDAEGLSKVIALTPKEKADVDRAVKHSKFQVTPYFLSLIDEKNPECPIRMQCVPRLAELEPGLGDLTDPLAEDADMPVPRLVHRYPDRVLFLVSEVCSMYCRFCTRRRHVLSRTTKQLASEHDNAIEYIAKNREIRDVILSGGDALMLPVATLEGIIKRIRAIPHVEIIRVASRFPCVMPMGVTDEVIAMLKKYQPVYFMTHFSHPYEVTPQAKAACEKIADAGMPISNQSVLLRKINSDPAVMKKLLHELLKIRVKPYYIYQCDLAEGIEHFRTSVSKGFEIMEYLRGHTSGLALPTFVIDAPGGGGKIPVMPNYLLTLTDERAVVRNYRGLMSSYTNPRERDSACSTADDIAKNFAPEQPKNTAFYDLVDGKRVILKPQV, from the coding sequence ATGATCGACATGAGCGATCCGAAATATTTTCAGCGCATCAAGGCCTATGAGGACGTTTCGCCCGAGCAGTGGAACGACCCGCGTTGGCAGCTCGCGAACGCTGTCACGGACGCCGAAGGGTTGAGCAAGGTGATAGCGCTCACGCCGAAGGAAAAGGCGGATGTCGATCGCGCGGTCAAACATTCGAAATTCCAGGTGACGCCTTATTTCCTTTCGCTCATCGACGAGAAAAACCCCGAATGCCCGATCCGAATGCAGTGCGTGCCCAGGCTCGCGGAGCTCGAACCTGGGCTGGGCGATCTCACGGATCCCCTCGCCGAGGACGCCGACATGCCGGTGCCCAGGCTCGTGCATCGCTACCCGGACCGCGTGCTCTTCCTGGTCTCAGAGGTATGCAGCATGTACTGCCGCTTCTGCACGAGAAGGCGCCACGTCCTCTCGCGCACCACGAAGCAGCTCGCCTCCGAGCACGACAATGCGATCGAATACATCGCGAAGAACAGGGAGATCCGCGACGTGATTCTCTCCGGCGGCGATGCGCTCATGCTGCCGGTGGCCACGCTGGAGGGGATCATAAAGAGGATACGCGCGATACCGCACGTGGAGATCATCCGAGTGGCCAGCCGTTTCCCGTGCGTCATGCCTATGGGCGTAACCGACGAAGTGATCGCGATGCTCAAAAAGTATCAGCCTGTTTATTTCATGACTCACTTCAGCCATCCGTATGAGGTGACTCCGCAGGCAAAGGCCGCATGCGAGAAGATAGCGGACGCCGGCATGCCGATCTCGAACCAGTCGGTGCTGCTCCGCAAGATCAACTCCGATCCAGCGGTGATGAAGAAGCTTTTGCACGAACTCCTCAAAATTCGGGTGAAGCCTTATTACATTTATCAGTGCGACCTGGCCGAGGGGATCGAGCACTTCCGCACCTCAGTCTCCAAGGGCTTCGAGATAATGGAGTACTTGCGCGGTCATACCTCGGGTCTAGCGCTGCCGACCTTCGTGATAGATGCGCCTGGCGGCGGCGGCAAGATACCGGTGATGCCGAACTATCTGCTCACGCTCACCGACGAGAGGGCCGTGGTGCGCAATTACAGGGGGCTCATGTCAAGCTACACCAACCCGCGTGAGCGCGACAGCGCGTGCTCGACCGCGGACGATATAGCGAAAAATTTCGCGCCGGAGCAGCCTAAGAACACGGCTTTCTACGATCTCGTGGACGGCAAGAGGGTAATCCTGAAACCGCAGGTGTGA
- a CDS encoding L-erythro-3,5-diaminohexanoate dehydrogenase yields the protein MTKYRTGSDRFGRHRVIEPKGALPQAATRVDNSLPIYENEILINVQTLNIDSASFRQMKEASAGSSDGIAKQVLANVSKMGKQQNPVTGSGGMLLGTVEEMGPAYSNPCNVKKGDRVCTLVSLTLTPLIIERIKEVRDSEQIDIDGNAILFDSGVLAKIPDDMDLKVCLALLDVAGAPPQADRLAKKGDTVYVIGCGKSGILCAAAIREKLGKNCRIIASATRESSVETMKSLGLVDECFTANALSPAETMDKVAKATNGKMCDLVINTANVEGTELASVLACRQGGKVYFFNMATNFQKAALGAEGVGMDVEMIIGNGYAPNHARFTLDLYRKSAVVKKWFDDKFGE from the coding sequence GTGACCAAATATCGCACAGGTAGCGACCGCTTCGGTCGTCATCGCGTCATCGAGCCGAAGGGGGCTCTGCCGCAGGCGGCCACGCGCGTCGACAATTCGCTGCCTATCTACGAGAACGAAATACTCATCAACGTACAGACCCTCAACATAGACTCGGCCTCCTTTCGCCAGATGAAAGAGGCCTCGGCCGGGAGCTCCGACGGCATAGCAAAGCAGGTGCTGGCCAACGTATCGAAGATGGGCAAGCAGCAGAATCCTGTGACCGGCTCCGGCGGCATGCTCCTCGGCACGGTCGAGGAGATGGGGCCCGCGTACTCCAATCCCTGCAACGTGAAGAAGGGCGATCGGGTATGCACTCTGGTTTCTCTCACCCTCACCCCGCTCATCATCGAGCGCATAAAAGAGGTCCGCGACTCCGAACAGATCGACATAGACGGCAACGCCATCCTCTTCGACTCCGGCGTGCTTGCGAAGATCCCGGACGACATGGACCTCAAAGTCTGCCTTGCGCTGCTTGACGTGGCCGGTGCGCCGCCGCAGGCCGATCGGCTCGCAAAGAAGGGCGATACAGTCTATGTGATCGGCTGCGGCAAATCCGGGATACTGTGCGCTGCGGCGATCCGCGAGAAGTTGGGGAAGAACTGCAGGATCATCGCGTCGGCCACGCGCGAATCTAGCGTTGAGACCATGAAGTCGCTGGGGCTCGTCGACGAATGCTTCACCGCTAACGCCCTCTCGCCGGCCGAGACGATGGACAAGGTCGCCAAGGCCACGAACGGCAAGATGTGCGACCTTGTGATAAACACGGCGAACGTCGAGGGGACCGAGCTTGCATCCGTCCTCGCATGTCGCCAGGGCGGAAAGGTCTACTTCTTCAACATGGCGACAAACTTCCAGAAGGCGGCTCTCGGCGCCGAGGGCGTGGGAATGGACGTGGAGATGATAATCGGCAACGGCTACGCGCCGAACCACGCGCGGTTCACGCTCGATTTGTACCGCAAGAGCGCGGTGGTGAAAAAGTGGTTCGACGACAAGTTTGGGGAGTGA
- a CDS encoding RiPP maturation radical SAM C-methyltransferase, which yields MSRPKVLLISLPWASYHSPSLQIGALAAYARRNGFDAEARHAHLDIAASVGLNEYDEYSYKTYRSCGDALCAAILFPSAERRLLRYSEKILPGSTKVLPKLEHAMKDVYRRIDWKRYSLVGFTVTFDQLFASLLFSSWLKRNHPNIRILLGGRAVAGKMGRSVLKCFPWVDWVIDGEGEIGFVELLKGMRDGSSGFERDVPSLFYREGNLIKFNPVAQLQDLSGLPDPDFTDYYRTIEAHPKLSGTEILNYIPIEVSRGCVFKCAFCCDFGFWRGYRSRPAKETAAAIRRACRKYKVNSINLVAQLIAKKDIEALFPLILKQDIDYRFFCEIRADTTKENLSLMKRAGLAHVQIGIEALDSGLLRKMNKGTKLIENIRAMKYCEELGIGHTSNLMLGFPTESQDDIDRTVKAIDDMASAYMPPESIVRFQLREGSPVYFQPKKFGIKKICERSAYAPLLPKDISRNIDLWYKKFSTNRKNRNYSALMKRWRRWKKDYEEARRSGRPMLHYFDCKDHIKIEDSRHGGGTIILDGLAAGIYRFCDSVRKIDEIQAGFPGAGTARIREILGSLIDLRLMMTEEGEYLSLAIHSSPNLRRHLPVI from the coding sequence ATGAGCAGACCAAAGGTTCTTCTTATTTCCCTGCCCTGGGCCAGCTATCATAGCCCGTCTCTTCAGATAGGTGCGCTCGCGGCATATGCGAGGCGAAACGGCTTTGATGCCGAAGCTCGCCACGCACATCTGGACATAGCAGCCTCCGTCGGACTCAACGAATATGACGAGTATTCCTACAAGACCTACCGTTCCTGCGGGGACGCACTTTGCGCGGCCATTCTCTTCCCTTCCGCGGAAAGACGCCTGCTGCGATATTCGGAGAAGATTCTGCCCGGTTCGACTAAAGTTCTTCCAAAACTTGAGCACGCAATGAAGGATGTATACCGGAGAATCGATTGGAAGAGATATTCCCTCGTCGGATTCACGGTAACGTTCGATCAGCTCTTCGCCTCCCTGCTGTTCTCATCATGGTTGAAGCGCAATCATCCAAATATCAGGATTTTGCTGGGCGGACGCGCGGTCGCCGGTAAAATGGGCAGATCCGTCCTGAAGTGCTTCCCTTGGGTAGACTGGGTCATAGACGGCGAGGGAGAGATCGGTTTCGTCGAACTCTTGAAGGGAATGCGCGATGGCTCCAGCGGATTTGAACGCGACGTGCCAAGTCTATTTTACAGAGAAGGCAACCTCATCAAATTCAATCCGGTTGCCCAACTCCAGGATTTGAGCGGTCTGCCGGACCCCGACTTCACCGATTATTACAGGACGATTGAGGCGCACCCCAAGCTCTCCGGCACTGAGATCCTCAATTATATCCCCATCGAAGTGAGCAGGGGGTGCGTATTCAAATGTGCATTCTGCTGCGACTTCGGCTTCTGGAGAGGCTATCGATCCAGGCCGGCCAAAGAGACTGCGGCGGCGATCAGGCGCGCATGCCGCAAGTACAAAGTTAATTCTATCAACCTGGTGGCGCAGTTGATCGCGAAAAAAGACATCGAAGCCCTCTTCCCGCTCATCCTGAAGCAGGATATTGACTACAGATTTTTCTGCGAGATCCGCGCAGACACGACAAAGGAAAACCTGTCGCTGATGAAACGCGCGGGGCTCGCCCACGTCCAGATAGGCATAGAGGCTCTCGACTCCGGGCTGCTCCGCAAGATGAACAAGGGCACGAAGCTCATCGAAAACATCAGGGCCATGAAATACTGCGAAGAACTCGGCATCGGCCACACATCCAACCTGATGCTGGGATTCCCCACGGAATCGCAGGACGATATTGATCGCACCGTCAAGGCGATCGACGACATGGCGTCCGCCTATATGCCACCCGAGAGCATTGTAAGATTTCAACTTCGCGAGGGGTCCCCGGTCTATTTTCAGCCCAAGAAATTCGGAATCAAAAAAATATGCGAGCGCTCGGCATATGCACCTCTGTTGCCGAAGGACATAAGCCGAAACATAGATCTATGGTACAAAAAATTCTCAACCAACAGGAAGAACCGCAACTACAGCGCACTCATGAAAAGATGGCGCAGATGGAAGAAGGATTATGAGGAGGCGCGAAGATCAGGGCGACCCATGCTGCATTACTTCGATTGTAAAGATCATATAAAAATAGAGGACTCACGGCATGGAGGAGGCACGATCATCCTCGATGGATTGGCCGCTGGAATCTACAGATTCTGCGACAGCGTGAGAAAAATCGATGAAATACAGGCTGGATTTCCAGGGGCCGGCACAGCCCGCATACGCGAAATATTGGGGTCGCTGATCGATCTGCGCCTGATGATGACTGAAGAGGGCGAATACCTCTCTCTTGCCATTCACTCATCCCCGAATTTGAGGAGGCATCTCCCCGTCATATAA
- a CDS encoding GNAT family N-acetyltransferase, giving the protein MTLPLHNIQTIRLLPTNVPVLRPTPSSLYIRPLADRDFHELHNTLCRGFGVNMSSESLALRLRQNGYRPEISYGAFEEGSMVGFWLSGIRAISGKRVSCCTGTTVVEEWRKRGIATAMSRSAEGAARALGAGAGVLFAQAGNSTVIRLYRNMGFEITRTLHSYSSADTVELSKDNPMQARLTDLGHAYSLRHMLDHEPPWYRMWEGIFDVRDSIMPVVVSDGMKERAYGLFQPATGRILHLGLDAMSAEEGRLALGAMVEIFMNARSNDGPIELFQIPDSQTQIPAIMGSLGFSLSNTQVEMAKTL; this is encoded by the coding sequence ATGACGCTGCCTCTGCACAACATCCAGACTATACGGCTATTGCCGACAAACGTGCCTGTCTTAAGACCGACGCCATCTTCCCTCTACATACGGCCGCTCGCAGATAGAGATTTTCATGAGCTTCACAACACCCTCTGCCGCGGGTTCGGCGTGAACATGTCGTCGGAGTCGCTCGCGTTGAGGCTGAGACAGAACGGGTACAGGCCCGAGATATCCTACGGCGCATTTGAGGAAGGTTCCATGGTAGGCTTCTGGCTGTCCGGTATCAGGGCGATTTCAGGCAAACGAGTATCCTGCTGCACAGGCACCACCGTCGTGGAGGAATGGCGCAAGAGGGGCATTGCCACCGCCATGTCCAGATCGGCCGAGGGTGCGGCCCGCGCCCTCGGGGCCGGCGCCGGAGTCCTGTTCGCGCAGGCGGGCAACTCCACGGTCATCAGGCTCTACAGGAACATGGGATTCGAGATAACCCGAACTCTCCATTCTTACTCCTCTGCAGATACCGTCGAGCTTTCGAAAGACAACCCGATGCAGGCAAGGCTTACCGACCTCGGCCACGCCTACAGCTTGAGACACATGCTCGACCATGAGCCGCCATGGTACAGAATGTGGGAAGGGATTTTTGACGTCAGGGATTCCATCATGCCTGTCGTTGTCAGCGATGGGATGAAGGAGAGGGCCTATGGCCTGTTTCAGCCTGCGACCGGAAGGATACTGCATCTGGGCCTCGATGCCATGAGCGCCGAGGAAGGACGGCTCGCGCTCGGAGCGATGGTGGAGATATTCATGAACGCGCGCAGCAACGACGGCCCCATTGAGCTCTTTCAGATACCGGATTCCCAGACGCAAATTCCTGCGATCATGGGCTCGCTGGGCTTCAGTCTTTCAAACACACAGGTTGAGATGGCCAAGACGCTCTGA
- a CDS encoding aminopeptidase has product MKGAIPIEEKRRLIDQGALQVVDNCLKIRRGENLVIITDEETRRLADPIAERAIISGASLSMFMMEDFGTRPEDGSTPLELSPEIAGALTIANASIYIAQIRPNELHSFRMPLIRLVEELGIKHAHMPMFTEQMMWQGMASDYDKIQRLSKKVFDIVSMANLIRVTTPAGTEAIFEFSRKYLWSICDGLVRLGEAANLPGGEVYGTPINANGTMVIDGGFGDFFSKKYGDISKTPLKYALFDGRCVPGSVECANKELKHDFERYTFESDDNSNRVGEFAFGTNIGLTEIIGNMLQDEKLPGVHVALGSPLPDTTKAAWDSVAHNDGLLRHPTVEVDGRIIMKSGQHLLDY; this is encoded by the coding sequence ATGAAAGGTGCAATTCCGATTGAAGAGAAAAGGAGGTTGATCGATCAAGGGGCGCTACAGGTCGTCGACAATTGCCTGAAGATCAGGCGAGGGGAGAATCTGGTCATTATAACGGACGAGGAGACGAGGAGGCTGGCCGATCCAATCGCAGAAAGGGCCATCATCTCCGGCGCGAGTCTTTCCATGTTCATGATGGAAGACTTCGGAACGCGGCCAGAGGATGGCTCGACACCGCTAGAGCTCAGCCCGGAGATCGCAGGCGCCCTGACGATCGCAAATGCGAGCATCTACATAGCACAGATACGGCCGAATGAACTTCATTCCTTCAGGATGCCCCTGATAAGGCTGGTGGAAGAACTGGGCATAAAACACGCTCATATGCCCATGTTCACAGAGCAGATGATGTGGCAGGGGATGGCCTCCGACTACGACAAGATTCAACGCCTGTCGAAAAAGGTGTTCGACATAGTTTCAATGGCGAACCTGATAAGGGTCACCACTCCAGCCGGCACCGAAGCTATATTCGAGTTCTCCCGAAAATACCTCTGGAGCATCTGTGACGGCCTCGTTAGGCTTGGGGAAGCGGCGAACCTGCCGGGAGGTGAAGTCTACGGCACTCCGATAAACGCGAACGGGACTATGGTGATAGACGGAGGTTTCGGAGACTTCTTCTCAAAAAAATACGGGGACATCTCAAAGACCCCCTTGAAGTACGCCCTGTTCGACGGCAGGTGCGTTCCCGGCAGCGTCGAATGCGCCAACAAGGAATTGAAGCATGACTTTGAAAGGTACACATTTGAAAGCGATGACAACTCGAACCGTGTCGGTGAATTTGCGTTTGGCACCAATATCGGCCTCACTGAAATAATAGGGAACATGCTGCAGGATGAAAAGCTGCCCGGTGTGCACGTAGCTCTGGGCAGCCCTCTCCCCGACACAACCAAGGCCGCATGGGACAGCGTCGCACACAACGACGGCCTCCTTAGGCACCCCACTGTCGAGGTGGACGGCAGGATAATAATGAAGAGCGGACAACACCTGCTGGATTACTGA
- a CDS encoding RiPP maturation radical SAM C-methyltransferase: MSNCRASLISLPWENYKSPSLAIGCLAAYAQSLGFDVDALNLHLEIAQCFSLDSYDDPCWIDTPAGEALGAALCFSENRKALLKYANKFIPNANRHAIRLHDALVASYKNIDWRRYSIVGFSINFSQLFTSLLYATWIKRDHPSIRIVMGGYGVTGELGKSVLKCFPQVNWCIDGEGEISFSELLSGVASRSCKFEENVPGLIYRHGGIIKQNPRKQLPDLGGLPEPDYHNYFDTLNRSGPFNQIEILSYIPIEVSRGCTRRCAFCAYGSFMPGFRSRPPVKIANSVNLFYKEYGVSAFYLSTAMINQEPTEGLSNLLSSHNRDYRIFCEARAGLSKQQMASMKHAGICAIQIGLEALDTKLLSKMNKRTRLIDNLETMKFCEEVGIRHLSNLIVEFPTETQADVDRSTEAMDLASCYMPPDNIARFGLFPGSPIYRNPKKFKIRSINEAPDLGKYLPNRLSSLKLYYSDFECLNRKRNYRRFFMRHKRWRKEYERAQAAGRSILQYFDCGDSLRIEDFRAGIQATTLCDLARELYLFCDEIRNFAEIRKKFKDVPEREIRKMLRKLFKLKVMYTEDDDWLSLAIHISPENRRHMMSL, from the coding sequence ATGTCGAATTGCAGAGCATCGCTCATTTCTCTGCCATGGGAGAATTATAAAAGTCCATCTTTAGCCATCGGATGTCTTGCAGCCTATGCACAGTCCTTGGGATTCGACGTAGATGCGCTCAACCTGCATCTGGAGATAGCACAGTGCTTTTCCCTGGACAGCTACGACGATCCTTGCTGGATTGACACACCCGCCGGAGAGGCGCTAGGCGCGGCTTTGTGCTTTTCCGAAAATAGGAAGGCACTGCTGAAGTATGCTAATAAATTTATCCCGAACGCAAACCGGCATGCTATTCGCCTTCATGATGCACTCGTCGCTTCATATAAAAACATAGATTGGCGTAGATATTCAATAGTAGGTTTCTCTATCAACTTTTCGCAACTCTTTACGTCCCTCCTCTATGCAACCTGGATCAAGCGCGACCATCCGTCAATCCGCATCGTAATGGGAGGCTACGGCGTGACCGGGGAGCTTGGCAAATCGGTGCTCAAATGCTTCCCGCAGGTGAACTGGTGCATCGATGGAGAGGGAGAAATATCATTCAGCGAACTTTTGTCCGGGGTGGCTTCGCGGTCATGCAAATTCGAGGAGAATGTCCCGGGCCTCATATATCGCCATGGCGGAATCATCAAACAGAACCCCAGGAAGCAGCTGCCGGATCTCGGTGGACTTCCTGAGCCCGATTATCACAATTATTTTGACACGCTCAACAGAAGTGGCCCCTTTAATCAAATTGAGATATTGTCTTATATTCCCATAGAGGTAAGCAGGGGGTGCACAAGGAGGTGTGCCTTCTGTGCATATGGCTCTTTTATGCCTGGTTTCAGATCCAGGCCTCCGGTCAAGATCGCAAATTCCGTCAACCTCTTCTATAAGGAATATGGGGTCTCCGCATTCTACTTGAGCACGGCCATGATCAATCAGGAGCCAACCGAGGGACTGAGCAATCTGCTGAGCTCCCACAACCGCGACTACAGGATCTTCTGCGAGGCGAGAGCGGGACTCTCCAAGCAACAGATGGCATCGATGAAGCACGCCGGCATCTGCGCAATACAGATCGGCCTAGAGGCGCTCGACACCAAACTTCTTTCGAAGATGAACAAGCGCACTCGCCTGATAGACAACCTGGAGACTATGAAATTCTGTGAAGAGGTTGGCATAAGACATCTATCTAACTTGATAGTAGAATTTCCAACCGAAACTCAGGCGGATGTCGATCGCAGTACCGAAGCCATGGATTTGGCTTCATGCTATATGCCACCAGACAATATTGCACGATTCGGGCTATTCCCGGGTTCGCCGATTTATCGTAATCCCAAAAAATTCAAGATAAGATCCATCAATGAAGCTCCTGACCTCGGCAAATACCTCCCGAATAGACTTTCCAGCTTGAAGTTATATTATAGCGATTTTGAATGTTTGAACAGAAAACGCAACTACCGTCGCTTTTTTATGCGGCATAAGCGATGGAGGAAAGAGTATGAGAGAGCGCAAGCTGCAGGAAGATCGATTCTTCAGTACTTTGACTGCGGAGATTCGTTACGAATCGAGGATTTCAGAGCAGGTATTCAAGCGACCACCCTTTGTGATTTGGCACGCGAGCTTTACCTATTCTGCGACGAGATCAGGAATTTTGCGGAGATCCGAAAGAAGTTCAAGGACGTTCCAGAAAGAGAGATCCGCAA